In one window of Cololabis saira isolate AMF1-May2022 chromosome 23, fColSai1.1, whole genome shotgun sequence DNA:
- the LOC133424329 gene encoding NACHT, LRR and PYD domains-containing protein 3-like isoform X4 produces MDQCEDREEGVPPSKTSLCGEHESRSKAQRNQPGPGPGPGPGPGPGTEPGPGPSCVSLKSDRSIGRIITFTGDQHSSVKTVHQKRDSLEHEPSCLSLKSDKSNDRLINFKGDQHSSSERVDQQVSESPSGPSVQQHQTQLDSIFQLLEDNIVMFVKNELKKIQRGLSPDYPESLEHVLQGEDEEQRRSSREAFVKITVNFLRRMKQEELAERLQNNVSAAVCKKHLKSKLKKKYQCVFEGIIKAGNPTLLKQIYTELYITEGGTGEVNNEHEVRQIEAASRKPDGAETTIRQEDIFKPPPGRDEPIRTVMTKGVAGIGKTVLTQKFSQDWAEGRTNQDIQFLLPFTFRELNVLRERKFSLVELVHHFFTETREMCSFEEFQVVFIFDGLDESRLPLDFQNNEVLTDVTESTSVDVLLTNLIRGNLLPFARLWITTRPAAANQIPPECISMVTEVRGFTDPQKEEYFRKRFREEEQTSRIISHIKTSRSLHIMCHIPVFCWITATVLEKVLETREGGTLPKTLTEMYIHFLVVQAKLKKVKYDGGAETDQHWSPESRTMVESLGKLAFEQLQKGNLIFYEPDLRECGIDVREASVYSGVFTQIFREESSLYQDQVFCFIHLSVQEFLAALHVHLTFINSGVNLLEEQRNTSRRFKIRAETDLYQSAVDKALQSPNGHLDLFLRFLLGLKLETNPTLLRGLFEPKLRRSQSNQQTVKYIKKKISEDLSAEKSVNLFHCLNELNDGSLVEEVQLSLRSGLLSTDELSPAQWSALGFILLSSEDLEVFDLKKYSASEEVLRRLLPVVKASKKAVLRDCNLSENICADLSSVLSSQSSSLTELDLSNNHLQDSGLKKLCPGLESPHCHLESLRLSDCNLSENICADLSSVLSSQSSSLTELDLSNNHLQDSGLKKLCPGLESPHCHLESLRLSECNLSKKICADLSSVLSSQSSSLTELDLSNNHLQDSGLKKLCPGLESPHCHLESLRLSGCLISEEGCASLVSALSSNPFHLRELDLSYNHPGESAGKLLSRLEDPRWRLDTLRVEPAGQRWLTPGLRKYCCQLTIDTNTVNKHIKLSDNNRKMMCVGEDQSYPDHPDRQRLCAMSLMDVRGHAGEFGCSIHHSLQGLSIGCRTAFMPDGDAVGRYGFDCVPGGG; encoded by the exons atggatcagtgtgaggacagagaggagggagtccctccctctaaaacctctctgtgtggggaacatgagagtcggagcaaagctcagag gaatcaacctggacctggacctggacctggacctggaccgggacctggaactgaacctggacctggacccagctgtgtgtccttgaagagcgaccgGTCAATTGGCAGGATTATTACCTTTACAGGAGACCAACATTCTTCTGTAAAGAC GGTCCATCAGAAAAGAGACTCTCTTGAACATgaacccagctgtttgtccttgaagagcgacaAGTCAAATGATAGATTGAttaactttaaaggagaccaacattcttcttcagagag agtggaccagcaggtctcagagtcccccagcggtccgtctgtccagcagcatcagacccagctggactccatctttcag ctgctggaggacaacattgtcatgtttgtgaagaacgagctgaagaagatccagaggggtctgagtccagattaccccGAATCCCTAGAGCATGTGTTGCAGGgggaggatgaagagcagaggaggagcagcagagaggcgtttgtgaagatcacagtgaacttcctgaggagaatgaagcaggaggagctggctgagcgtctgcagaaca atgtttctgctgcagtttgtaaaaagcatctgaagtctaagctgaagaagaagtaccagtgtgtgtttgaggggattattaaagcaggaaacccaacccttttgaagcagatctacacagagctctacatcacagagggagggactggagaggtcaacaatgaacatgaagtcagacagattgaagcagcttccaggaaaccagacggagcagaaacaaccatcagacaggaagacatctttaaacccccacctggaagagatgaaccaatcagaacagtgatgacgaagggagtggccggcatcgggaaaacagtcctaacacagaagttcagtcaggactgggctgaaggcagaaccaaccaggacatccagttcctgcttccattcaccttcagagagctgaatgtgctgagagagagaaagttcagcttggtggaacttgttcatcacttcttcactgaaaccagagaaatgtgcagctttgaagagttccaggtcgtgttcatctttgacggtctggatgagagtcgacttcctctggacttccagaacaatgaggtcctgactgatgttacagagtccacctcagtggatgtgctgctgacaaacctcatcagggggaacctgcttccttttgctcgtctctggatcaccacacgacccgcagcagccaatcagatccctcctgagtgtatctccatggtgacagaggtcagagggttcactgacccacagaaggaggaatacttcaggaagaggttcagagaagaggagcagaccagcaggatcatctcccacatcaagacatcacggagtctccacatcatgtgccacatcccagtcttctgctggatcactgctacggtcctggagaaagtcctggaaaccagagagggagggacgctgcccaagaccctgactgagatgtacatccacttcctggtggtccaggccaaactcaagaaggtcaagtatgatggaggagctgagacggatcaacactggagtccagagagcaggacgatggtggagtctcttggaaaactggcttttgagcagctgcagaaaggaaacctgatcttctatgaaccagacctgagagagtgtggcatcgatgtcagagaggcttcagtgtactcaggagtgttcacccagatctttagagaggagagcagcctgtaccaggaccaggtcttctgcttcatccatctgagtgttcaggagtttctggctgctcttcatgtccatctgaccttcatcaactctggagtcaacctgctggaggaacaaagaaacACCTCCAGGAGGTTTAAAATAAGAGCAGAGACTGACCTCTATCagagtgctgtggacaaggccttacagagtccaaacggacacctggacttgttcctccgcttcctcctgggtctcaAACTTGAGACCAATCCGactctcctacgaggtctgttTGAGCCAAAACTAAGAAGATCACAGAGCAATCAGCAAACAGttaaatacatcaagaagaagatcagtgaggatctgtctgcagagaaaagcgtcaacctgttccactgtctgaatgaactgaacgatggttctctggtggaggaggtccaactGTCCCTTAGGTCAGGACTTCTCTCCACAGatgaactgtctcctgctcagtggtcggctctgggcttcatcttactgtcatcagaagatctggaggtgtttgacctgaagaaatactcagcttcagaggaggttctacggaggctgctgccggtggtcaaagcctccaagaaagctgT gttgagggactgtaacctctcagagaacatctgtgcagatctgtcctcagttctcagctctcagtcctccagtctgacagaactggacctgagtaacaaccacctgcaggattcaggactgaagaagctgtgtcctggactggagagtccacactgtcacctggagtctctcag gttgagtgactgtaacctctcagagaacatctgtgcagatctgtcctcagttctcagctctcagtcctccagtctgacagaactggacctgagtaacaaccacctgcaggattcaggactgaaaaagctgtgtcctggactggagagtccacactgtcacctggagtctctcag gttgagtgagTGTAACCTCTCAAAGAAgatctgtgcagatctgtcctcagttctcagctctcagtcctccagtctgacagaactggacctgagtaacaaccacctgcaggattcaggactgaagaagctgtgtcctggactggagagtccacactgtcacctggagtctctcag gctgtcaggctgtctgatctcagaggaaggctgtgcttctctggtctcagctctgagctccaaccccttccacctgagagagctggacctgagctacaaccatccaggagagtcagcagggaagcttctgtctagactggaggatccccgctggagactggacactctcag ggtggagcctgctggacaacgatggttgacaccaggtctgaggaagt ATTGctgtcaactcaccatcgacacaaacacagtcaacaaacacatcaaactgtctgacaacaacaggaagatgatgtgtgtgggggaggatcagtcatatcctgatcatccagacag GCAACGACTGTGTGCGATGTCCTTGATGGATGTGAGGGGACATGCCGGTGAGTTTGGCTGTAGCATCCACCACTCTCTGCAGGGCCTTTCGATCGGCTGCCGTACAGCTTTCATGCCAGATGGAGATGCAGTTGGTCGGTATGGTTTCGATTGTGTCCCTGGTGGTGGGTGA
- the LOC133424329 gene encoding NACHT, LRR and PYD domains-containing protein 3-like isoform X1: MDQCEDREEGVPPSKTSLCGEHESRSKAQRNQPGPGPGPGPGPGPGTEPGPGPSCVSLKSDRSIGRIITFTGDQHSSVKTVHQKRDSLEHEPSCLSLKSDKSNDRLINFKGDQHSSSERVDQQVSESPSGPSVQQHQTQLDSIFQLLEDNIVMFVKNELKKIQRGLSPDYPESLEHVLQGEDEEQRRSSREAFVKITVNFLRRMKQEELAERLQNNVSAAVCKKHLKSKLKKKYQCVFEGIIKAGNPTLLKQIYTELYITEGGTGEVNNEHEVRQIEAASRKPDGAETTIRQEDIFKPPPGRDEPIRTVMTKGVAGIGKTVLTQKFSQDWAEGRTNQDIQFLLPFTFRELNVLRERKFSLVELVHHFFTETREMCSFEEFQVVFIFDGLDESRLPLDFQNNEVLTDVTESTSVDVLLTNLIRGNLLPFARLWITTRPAAANQIPPECISMVTEVRGFTDPQKEEYFRKRFREEEQTSRIISHIKTSRSLHIMCHIPVFCWITATVLEKVLETREGGTLPKTLTEMYIHFLVVQAKLKKVKYDGGAETDQHWSPESRTMVESLGKLAFEQLQKGNLIFYEPDLRECGIDVREASVYSGVFTQIFREESSLYQDQVFCFIHLSVQEFLAALHVHLTFINSGVNLLEEQRNTSRRFKIRAETDLYQSAVDKALQSPNGHLDLFLRFLLGLKLETNPTLLRGLFEPKLRRSQSNQQTVKYIKKKISEDLSAEKSVNLFHCLNELNDGSLVEEVQLSLRSGLLSTDELSPAQWSALGFILLSSEDLEVFDLKKYSASEEVLRRLLPVVKASKKAVLRDCNLSENICADLSSVLSSQSSSLTELDLSNNHLQDSGLKKLCPGLESPHCHLESLRLSDCNLSENICADLSSVLSSQSSSLTELDLSNNHLQDSGLKKLCPGLESPHCHLESLRLSECNLSKKICADLSSVLSSQSSSLTELDLSNNHLQDSGLKKLCPGLESPHCHLESLRLSGCLISEEGCASLVSALSSNPFHLRELDLSYNHPGESAGKLLSRLEDPRWRLDTLRVEPAGQRWLTPGLRKYCCQLTIDTNTVNKHIKLSDNNRKMMCVGEDQSYPDHPDRFDSCPQLLCREVLKGRCYWEFQRRGGVSVSVSYRRISRKGFSGDCVFGRNDHSWSLECSGDGWYSVCHNDRVTSSSSSSSVSDRVAVYVDVPAGTLSFYSVSSDRLIHLHTFNTTFTEPLYPGFMFWSGSGSSVSLC; the protein is encoded by the exons atggatcagtgtgaggacagagaggagggagtccctccctctaaaacctctctgtgtggggaacatgagagtcggagcaaagctcagag gaatcaacctggacctggacctggacctggacctggaccgggacctggaactgaacctggacctggacccagctgtgtgtccttgaagagcgaccgGTCAATTGGCAGGATTATTACCTTTACAGGAGACCAACATTCTTCTGTAAAGAC GGTCCATCAGAAAAGAGACTCTCTTGAACATgaacccagctgtttgtccttgaagagcgacaAGTCAAATGATAGATTGAttaactttaaaggagaccaacattcttcttcagagag agtggaccagcaggtctcagagtcccccagcggtccgtctgtccagcagcatcagacccagctggactccatctttcag ctgctggaggacaacattgtcatgtttgtgaagaacgagctgaagaagatccagaggggtctgagtccagattaccccGAATCCCTAGAGCATGTGTTGCAGGgggaggatgaagagcagaggaggagcagcagagaggcgtttgtgaagatcacagtgaacttcctgaggagaatgaagcaggaggagctggctgagcgtctgcagaaca atgtttctgctgcagtttgtaaaaagcatctgaagtctaagctgaagaagaagtaccagtgtgtgtttgaggggattattaaagcaggaaacccaacccttttgaagcagatctacacagagctctacatcacagagggagggactggagaggtcaacaatgaacatgaagtcagacagattgaagcagcttccaggaaaccagacggagcagaaacaaccatcagacaggaagacatctttaaacccccacctggaagagatgaaccaatcagaacagtgatgacgaagggagtggccggcatcgggaaaacagtcctaacacagaagttcagtcaggactgggctgaaggcagaaccaaccaggacatccagttcctgcttccattcaccttcagagagctgaatgtgctgagagagagaaagttcagcttggtggaacttgttcatcacttcttcactgaaaccagagaaatgtgcagctttgaagagttccaggtcgtgttcatctttgacggtctggatgagagtcgacttcctctggacttccagaacaatgaggtcctgactgatgttacagagtccacctcagtggatgtgctgctgacaaacctcatcagggggaacctgcttccttttgctcgtctctggatcaccacacgacccgcagcagccaatcagatccctcctgagtgtatctccatggtgacagaggtcagagggttcactgacccacagaaggaggaatacttcaggaagaggttcagagaagaggagcagaccagcaggatcatctcccacatcaagacatcacggagtctccacatcatgtgccacatcccagtcttctgctggatcactgctacggtcctggagaaagtcctggaaaccagagagggagggacgctgcccaagaccctgactgagatgtacatccacttcctggtggtccaggccaaactcaagaaggtcaagtatgatggaggagctgagacggatcaacactggagtccagagagcaggacgatggtggagtctcttggaaaactggcttttgagcagctgcagaaaggaaacctgatcttctatgaaccagacctgagagagtgtggcatcgatgtcagagaggcttcagtgtactcaggagtgttcacccagatctttagagaggagagcagcctgtaccaggaccaggtcttctgcttcatccatctgagtgttcaggagtttctggctgctcttcatgtccatctgaccttcatcaactctggagtcaacctgctggaggaacaaagaaacACCTCCAGGAGGTTTAAAATAAGAGCAGAGACTGACCTCTATCagagtgctgtggacaaggccttacagagtccaaacggacacctggacttgttcctccgcttcctcctgggtctcaAACTTGAGACCAATCCGactctcctacgaggtctgttTGAGCCAAAACTAAGAAGATCACAGAGCAATCAGCAAACAGttaaatacatcaagaagaagatcagtgaggatctgtctgcagagaaaagcgtcaacctgttccactgtctgaatgaactgaacgatggttctctggtggaggaggtccaactGTCCCTTAGGTCAGGACTTCTCTCCACAGatgaactgtctcctgctcagtggtcggctctgggcttcatcttactgtcatcagaagatctggaggtgtttgacctgaagaaatactcagcttcagaggaggttctacggaggctgctgccggtggtcaaagcctccaagaaagctgT gttgagggactgtaacctctcagagaacatctgtgcagatctgtcctcagttctcagctctcagtcctccagtctgacagaactggacctgagtaacaaccacctgcaggattcaggactgaagaagctgtgtcctggactggagagtccacactgtcacctggagtctctcag gttgagtgactgtaacctctcagagaacatctgtgcagatctgtcctcagttctcagctctcagtcctccagtctgacagaactggacctgagtaacaaccacctgcaggattcaggactgaaaaagctgtgtcctggactggagagtccacactgtcacctggagtctctcag gttgagtgagTGTAACCTCTCAAAGAAgatctgtgcagatctgtcctcagttctcagctctcagtcctccagtctgacagaactggacctgagtaacaaccacctgcaggattcaggactgaagaagctgtgtcctggactggagagtccacactgtcacctggagtctctcag gctgtcaggctgtctgatctcagaggaaggctgtgcttctctggtctcagctctgagctccaaccccttccacctgagagagctggacctgagctacaaccatccaggagagtcagcagggaagcttctgtctagactggaggatccccgctggagactggacactctcag ggtggagcctgctggacaacgatggttgacaccaggtctgaggaagt ATTGctgtcaactcaccatcgacacaaacacagtcaacaaacacatcaaactgtctgacaacaacaggaagatgatgtgtgtgggggaggatcagtcatatcctgatcatccagacaggttcgATTCTTGtcctcagctgctgtgtagagaagttctgaagggtcgctgttactgggagttccagaggagaggaggagtttctgtatcagtgagttacagaagaatcagcaggaaaggatTCTCTGGTGACTGTGTGTTTGGAAggaacgatcattcctggagtctggaatGTTCTGGTGATGGTTGGTACTCTGTCTGTCACAATGACAGAGtaacatcttcctcctcctcttcctcagtctctgacagagtagcagtgtatgtggacgttcctgctggaactctgtccttctacagcgtctcctctgacagactgatccacctccacaccttcaacaccacattcactgaacctctttatcctgggttcatgttctggtctggttctggttcttcagtgtctctgtgttga
- the LOC133424329 gene encoding NACHT, LRR and PYD domains-containing protein 3-like isoform X5: protein MDQCEDREEGVPPSKTSLCGEHESRSKAQRNQPGPGPGPGPGPGPGTEPGPGPSCVSLKSDRSIGRIITFTGDQHSSVKTVHQKRDSLEHEPSCLSLKSDKSNDRLINFKGDQHSSSERVDQQVSESPSGPSVQQHQTQLDSIFQLLEDNIVMFVKNELKKIQRGLSPDYPESLEHVLQGEDEEQRRSSREAFVKITVNFLRRMKQEELAERLQNNVSAAVCKKHLKSKLKKKYQCVFEGIIKAGNPTLLKQIYTELYITEGGTGEVNNEHEVRQIEAASRKPDGAETTIRQEDIFKPPPGRDEPIRTVMTKGVAGIGKTVLTQKFSQDWAEGRTNQDIQFLLPFTFRELNVLRERKFSLVELVHHFFTETREMCSFEEFQVVFIFDGLDESRLPLDFQNNEVLTDVTESTSVDVLLTNLIRGNLLPFARLWITTRPAAANQIPPECISMVTEVRGFTDPQKEEYFRKRFREEEQTSRIISHIKTSRSLHIMCHIPVFCWITATVLEKVLETREGGTLPKTLTEMYIHFLVVQAKLKKVKYDGGAETDQHWSPESRTMVESLGKLAFEQLQKGNLIFYEPDLRECGIDVREASVYSGVFTQIFREESSLYQDQVFCFIHLSVQEFLAALHVHLTFINSGVNLLEEQRNTSRRFKIRAETDLYQSAVDKALQSPNGHLDLFLRFLLGLKLETNPTLLRGLFEPKLRRSQSNQQTVKYIKKKISEDLSAEKSVNLFHCLNELNDGSLVEEVQLSLRSGLLSTDELSPAQWSALGFILLSSEDLEVFDLKKYSASEEVLRRLLPVVKASKKAVLRDCNLSENICADLSSVLSSQSSSLTELDLSNNHLQDSGLKKLCPGLESPHCHLESLRLSDCNLSENICADLSSVLSSQSSSLTELDLSNNHLQDSGLKKLCPGLESPHCHLESLRLSECNLSKKICADLSSVLSSQSSSLTELDLSNNHLQDSGLKKLCPGLESPHCHLESLRLSECNLSKKICADLSSVLSSQSSSLTELDLSNNHLQDSGLKKLFPGLESPHCHLESLRLSGCNLSKVICADLSSVLSSQSSSLTELDLSNNHLQDSGLKKLCPGASSIKLACAEKAPESCGSHLLRKVSDLKRKN from the exons atggatcagtgtgaggacagagaggagggagtccctccctctaaaacctctctgtgtggggaacatgagagtcggagcaaagctcagag gaatcaacctggacctggacctggacctggacctggaccgggacctggaactgaacctggacctggacccagctgtgtgtccttgaagagcgaccgGTCAATTGGCAGGATTATTACCTTTACAGGAGACCAACATTCTTCTGTAAAGAC GGTCCATCAGAAAAGAGACTCTCTTGAACATgaacccagctgtttgtccttgaagagcgacaAGTCAAATGATAGATTGAttaactttaaaggagaccaacattcttcttcagagag agtggaccagcaggtctcagagtcccccagcggtccgtctgtccagcagcatcagacccagctggactccatctttcag ctgctggaggacaacattgtcatgtttgtgaagaacgagctgaagaagatccagaggggtctgagtccagattaccccGAATCCCTAGAGCATGTGTTGCAGGgggaggatgaagagcagaggaggagcagcagagaggcgtttgtgaagatcacagtgaacttcctgaggagaatgaagcaggaggagctggctgagcgtctgcagaaca atgtttctgctgcagtttgtaaaaagcatctgaagtctaagctgaagaagaagtaccagtgtgtgtttgaggggattattaaagcaggaaacccaacccttttgaagcagatctacacagagctctacatcacagagggagggactggagaggtcaacaatgaacatgaagtcagacagattgaagcagcttccaggaaaccagacggagcagaaacaaccatcagacaggaagacatctttaaacccccacctggaagagatgaaccaatcagaacagtgatgacgaagggagtggccggcatcgggaaaacagtcctaacacagaagttcagtcaggactgggctgaaggcagaaccaaccaggacatccagttcctgcttccattcaccttcagagagctgaatgtgctgagagagagaaagttcagcttggtggaacttgttcatcacttcttcactgaaaccagagaaatgtgcagctttgaagagttccaggtcgtgttcatctttgacggtctggatgagagtcgacttcctctggacttccagaacaatgaggtcctgactgatgttacagagtccacctcagtggatgtgctgctgacaaacctcatcagggggaacctgcttccttttgctcgtctctggatcaccacacgacccgcagcagccaatcagatccctcctgagtgtatctccatggtgacagaggtcagagggttcactgacccacagaaggaggaatacttcaggaagaggttcagagaagaggagcagaccagcaggatcatctcccacatcaagacatcacggagtctccacatcatgtgccacatcccagtcttctgctggatcactgctacggtcctggagaaagtcctggaaaccagagagggagggacgctgcccaagaccctgactgagatgtacatccacttcctggtggtccaggccaaactcaagaaggtcaagtatgatggaggagctgagacggatcaacactggagtccagagagcaggacgatggtggagtctcttggaaaactggcttttgagcagctgcagaaaggaaacctgatcttctatgaaccagacctgagagagtgtggcatcgatgtcagagaggcttcagtgtactcaggagtgttcacccagatctttagagaggagagcagcctgtaccaggaccaggtcttctgcttcatccatctgagtgttcaggagtttctggctgctcttcatgtccatctgaccttcatcaactctggagtcaacctgctggaggaacaaagaaacACCTCCAGGAGGTTTAAAATAAGAGCAGAGACTGACCTCTATCagagtgctgtggacaaggccttacagagtccaaacggacacctggacttgttcctccgcttcctcctgggtctcaAACTTGAGACCAATCCGactctcctacgaggtctgttTGAGCCAAAACTAAGAAGATCACAGAGCAATCAGCAAACAGttaaatacatcaagaagaagatcagtgaggatctgtctgcagagaaaagcgtcaacctgttccactgtctgaatgaactgaacgatggttctctggtggaggaggtccaactGTCCCTTAGGTCAGGACTTCTCTCCACAGatgaactgtctcctgctcagtggtcggctctgggcttcatcttactgtcatcagaagatctggaggtgtttgacctgaagaaatactcagcttcagaggaggttctacggaggctgctgccggtggtcaaagcctccaagaaagctgT gttgagggactgtaacctctcagagaacatctgtgcagatctgtcctcagttctcagctctcagtcctccagtctgacagaactggacctgagtaacaaccacctgcaggattcaggactgaagaagctgtgtcctggactggagagtccacactgtcacctggagtctctcag gttgagtgactgtaacctctcagagaacatctgtgcagatctgtcctcagttctcagctctcagtcctccagtctgacagaactggacctgagtaacaaccacctgcaggattcaggactgaaaaagctgtgtcctggactggagagtccacactgtcacctggagtctctcag gttgagtgagTGTAACCTCTCAAAGAAgatctgtgcagatctgtcctcagttctcagctctcagtcctccagtctgacagaactggacctgagtaacaaccacctgcaggattcaggactgaagaagctgtgtcctggactggagagtccacactgtcacctggagtctctcag gttgagtgagTGTAACCTCTCAAAGAAgatctgtgcagatctgtcctcagttctcagctctcagtcctccagtctgacagaactggacctgagtaacaaccacctgcaggattcaggactgaagaaactgtttcctggactggagagtccacactgtcacctggagtctctcag gttgagtggttgTAATCTCTCAAAGGtcatctgtgcagatctgtcctcagttctcagctctcagtcctccagtctgacagaactggacctgagtaacaaccacctgcaggattcaggactgaagaagctgtgtcctggggcctcatctataaagcttgcttgcgcagaaaaagcgcctgaaagttgcggaagccaccttctacgcaaagtctcggatctaaaaagaaaaaactaa